Within Desulfobacter sp., the genomic segment CCTGTTCCACGGGGACGGATTCCCTGAGCATATAGGTGAACCCCTTGCCTTTTTTTATTTTGGCCAGATACATGGACGGCTCACAGGGCTCAGGAATGGGCCCCGGGGTTTTTGTAAGCCCGGGTCTCCAGCTTGACCAGGTTGTAGTCCCGGCTGCCTAAACCGATCTGCTCGGCGTAGGCCAGCTGGTGTTCCCAGTCCACATCCGGATAGAGCCCCTTGAACTTGTCTTCCCCGGGCTTTGTGTTGCAGGTGAGCAGGGACCCGGCCATGGCCGGCTGGGCGTTGACCAGGTCGGCGCTGGCCTGGTCGATGGCCACGGGATCGGTGGAGGCCACCACGCCGATGTCCTTGCAGATGGGGTATTCGGCATAGGGCAGGCAGTCGCATTTGGGGGAGACGTCGGTGATGAAGTTGATGAACAGGGCCTTGCCGGCCTTGTCCTTGAGCACGCCCACCGTATATTCCATCATCTTTTCCAGAAAGACCGGCACATCCTGGTTCCAGTTGATGTTGATGGACTGGGTGGGGCAGCGGACAATGCATTCGGCGCAGCCGATGCAGCTCTCCTTATTGATATACGCCTTTTTTTCCTCCAGGTAGATGGCCGCTCCCGGGCAGTGCTCGACGCACTGGCCGCAGCCGATGCAGGTTTTCCGCTTTATCTTGGGGCTGACGTTGGAGTGCTGGTCCAGTTTGCCCCGGCGGGAGGCGCATCCCATGCCTAGGTTTTTCAGGGTGCCGCCGAACCCGGAGAGTTCATGGCCCTTGAAATGGGCCACGGAGATGATGGCATTGGCATTGATGATTTCAGAGCCGATATACACCTTTTTGTTGTGCTTGAGGTCCACCGGGACGGCGGTTTCGCTCTTCCCGAAAAGGCCGTCGGCAATGATCAAAGGGGCCCCGTCCATGGATGAGTAGGAAAATCCGTTGTCCACGGCGGTCTTAATGTGTGAGACCGCATCGGACCGGGTGCCCACGTAGAGGGTGTTGGCATCGGTGAGGAAGGGGGCGGCTCCGGCCTTGCGGACGGCCCGGATCACCTTGCGGATATACAGGGGCCGGATAAAGGCGGTGTTGCCCTGCTCGCCGAAATGGACCTTGACTGCGGTGAGGTCTTTTTCCTCCAGGATATTGCCCAGGCCTGCCGCATTGACCAGGCGTTCGAGTTTCTGGGGAAGGTTTTCCCGGGATGTGGCTGTCATGTCCATGAAAAAAACATCAGCGCCCATGGTATCTCCTTATTATATGGTGAAAGCATTCTGTTGTGATGATCAGGATAAGGGATTCCCGGGTGAATTTCAATAGGGGGCTTTGGGGAATGGGATTGGTGAAGGTCCTTAGAACCGCCTGTCCTGTCCCCAGTGCCGGTTCGGGGCGTTTTTCCCTTGAAAAAGAGTTGCTTTTTTCGGGGGGCATGGTTATACAGTCGGCCATGTAAATCTTGTTCCGGGATCTGTGTCTTTTTTTCAGTCCTGAGTGCCATACCATGGATGACACCAGCCCGCCGGACAACCGCGGGCCTGGGTTCGGCAAAGGAATTATAATGAAACGGATTGCAGTGATCGGGACGAGCTGTTCCGGGAAAACAACATTCTCAAAAGCGTTATCAAATTTCCTTGGATATTCTCATATCGAACTTGACGGGCTTTTCTGGGGAGAGAATTGGACCCGGAGAAAAGAATTCGTCAGGGATGTCGAAACCTGTATACAGAAAGATAAATGGATTGTGGAAGGTAACTATGGCAAAGTCAGGGGGGCAATATGGCAGAGAGCCACGACGGTCATCTTTCTGGATCTGCCTTTCCATATTATCTTTTACCGCGCAGTTACCCGAACCATCAAACGGATTATCACCAAAGAACAATTGTTCAGTGATAATGTCGAAACATTCAAGGATGCATTTTTCTCCATTGAAGGCATTCCTTTCTGGGTAATCAAGACTTACCGGAAAAGAAAGCTTACCTATGGAGCGTTAAAGAAAAAGGACGCGTATTCCCATATCGATTTTATTCAACTGCCATCCAAAAAGGCAGTTGACCAATTTTTAATTCATCTGAAGGCGGATAGAGCGATATGAAGATCATACCATCAACCAGAGAGGACGCTGAAATTATTGCCGCTGTGGTTCGCAACGCCAATAAGGATGTTGCAGAAACGTTCGGTTTGAATGCAAAGAATGCAGCCAAGCATCCATCGTTCTGTACGGAGGCGTGGATTCTGTCGGATATGGAACGGGGCCAGGCCTATTTTCTGGCAGTAGAGGATGGGGTTGTCAAGGGCTGTGTTGCATTTGAGCAGCCGGACAGGGATACGGCCTATCTGAACCGGCTGGCCGTGCTGCCGGAGTTCAGGCATTGCGGCATCGGTGCCGGGCTGGTTCACCATATTATCGGTATGGCCAAGGAGAAACAGGTCAAGGTGCTGAGCATCGGAATTATTGCCAGGCATACCCAGCTAAAGGAATGGTATCTGGGGCTGGGGTTTCGTGCCGCCGAGCTGTTGACCTTTGACCACCTGCCCTTTGACGTCCTTATAATGAAATACCAGATCTAAAAGTGCCGGCGCATCCATTTACCGGATTTGCCGGAGGCTTTCCGGTGGACGGCCCCTATGCCGGAATTGAGACGGAGGATAAATTTTGAAGTGTGAGCTTGTGGATGTTTTCGCCGACCAACGGTTGAGCGGAAACGGGTTGACCATATTTTCGGAATTCGGCCATTTGACCGCCGGTGAGATGCTTGCCTGGACCCGGGAGATGCGGCAGTTTGAGTCGATTTTTTTAAGGAATGAAGATGGCCGGTTCTCAGCAAGAATCTTTACCATGGAGGAAGAACTGGACTTTGCGGGCCATCCGTTGCTGGGGCTTGCCTATCATTTACATAACACCTTTGGCAGTGAGGATGTCCACCAATGGCAGGTACAATTAAATCAACAGGCGGTGACGCTGGAGAGCCGGCGGGTTGGAGAGGACTTCCTTGCCGCCATGCACCAGGGAAAGCCCCGGTTCATCAAAACCCTCTCTTCCCATGAAGCCGGCCCATTGTACTCGGCGCTTAATTTGGAGGGCTCCGGTGATTTAGGCTGCAGAGCGGAAGTGGTGTCCACGGGGCTGCCCTATGTGATTTTGCCGGTGGCGGCCGGCATTGAAAAGGTGCGGTTCAGGGTGCCGGATCTAACCCCTATGATATCACCCCACGGGGCGAAGTTTGTCTATGTCCTGGATGTGAAGGCCATTGAGGGCAGAAGCTGGGACAATGAGGGCCGTGTGGAGGATATTGCCACGGGAAGCGCTGCCGGCCCGGCGGCTGCCTATCTCTTTAAACACGGCCTGGTGACAGATGACCGGATCACCATTCACCAGGGGCGCTTCCTGGGGCGGCCAAGTGAGATGGGGGTTGGTTTGGCCTGCAGGGGATCTGAGATTTTGGATATTGAAGTGAGCGGCAAGGTTGTGAAAGTGGCCGATATCCGCCTTTAAAGGGGAAAAGATGGACAGTATGATGAACAATATATGGATTGGACTGGTTATCGGTATGGTGGCCGGCATAATTGATGTGACGCCCATGATCCTCAGGAAACTTGACAGGTTTTCCTGTCTGTCCGCCTTTTTTCACTGGGTGGCCCTGGGCCTGATCATTCCCTTTGTGACCTGGGAGGTCCGGCCCTGGCTCAAGGGGCTGATCATTGCCGAATTGACGGCAGTTCCCATCATGATCATTGTCTATCCCAGGGATGCCAAGGCCGTATTCCCCATGGCTGTTTTTTCTGCTGTTCTCGGGGCTGGCGTGGGGGCGGCCGGAGCCGTTTTTGCCGGATAAACCATCACT encodes:
- a CDS encoding DUF362 domain-containing protein, which gives rise to MGADVFFMDMTATSRENLPQKLERLVNAAGLGNILEEKDLTAVKVHFGEQGNTAFIRPLYIRKVIRAVRKAGAAPFLTDANTLYVGTRSDAVSHIKTAVDNGFSYSSMDGAPLIIADGLFGKSETAVPVDLKHNKKVYIGSEIINANAIISVAHFKGHELSGFGGTLKNLGMGCASRRGKLDQHSNVSPKIKRKTCIGCGQCVEHCPGAAIYLEEKKAYINKESCIGCAECIVRCPTQSININWNQDVPVFLEKMMEYTVGVLKDKAGKALFINFITDVSPKCDCLPYAEYPICKDIGVVASTDPVAIDQASADLVNAQPAMAGSLLTCNTKPGEDKFKGLYPDVDWEHQLAYAEQIGLGSRDYNLVKLETRAYKNPGAHS
- a CDS encoding adenylate kinase; protein product: MKRIAVIGTSCSGKTTFSKALSNFLGYSHIELDGLFWGENWTRRKEFVRDVETCIQKDKWIVEGNYGKVRGAIWQRATTVIFLDLPFHIIFYRAVTRTIKRIITKEQLFSDNVETFKDAFFSIEGIPFWVIKTYRKRKLTYGALKKKDAYSHIDFIQLPSKKAVDQFLIHLKADRAI
- a CDS encoding GNAT family N-acetyltransferase, producing MKIIPSTREDAEIIAAVVRNANKDVAETFGLNAKNAAKHPSFCTEAWILSDMERGQAYFLAVEDGVVKGCVAFEQPDRDTAYLNRLAVLPEFRHCGIGAGLVHHIIGMAKEKQVKVLSIGIIARHTQLKEWYLGLGFRAAELLTFDHLPFDVLIMKYQI
- a CDS encoding PhzF family phenazine biosynthesis protein, with protein sequence MKCELVDVFADQRLSGNGLTIFSEFGHLTAGEMLAWTREMRQFESIFLRNEDGRFSARIFTMEEELDFAGHPLLGLAYHLHNTFGSEDVHQWQVQLNQQAVTLESRRVGEDFLAAMHQGKPRFIKTLSSHEAGPLYSALNLEGSGDLGCRAEVVSTGLPYVILPVAAGIEKVRFRVPDLTPMISPHGAKFVYVLDVKAIEGRSWDNEGRVEDIATGSAAGPAAAYLFKHGLVTDDRITIHQGRFLGRPSEMGVGLACRGSEILDIEVSGKVVKVADIRL